The Belonocnema kinseyi isolate 2016_QV_RU_SX_M_011 unplaced genomic scaffold, B_treatae_v1 SchBZDm_2671;HRSCAF=2928, whole genome shotgun sequence DNA segment acgcaagaaaaatgtaataggtagaaattgacagcaccctcGAAAAGGTGGTGATCTcactttgatacctgagaatcgaatgagggtcagtaggcctaTCTGCTCTACTTTCTATATTTCTGATGTAATTCTGACAggtatttatattgtgtttacagcagattggcctactgaccctcattcgattctcaggtattaTAGGCGAATTGTATTATTGGGATGAATTCGCACTATGTTATGTATATGGTCGAAAGTGATTTTGTGGAGTAATAAATTATTCACTTAATCGCCATATtcaatatagaaggagatgaagAATTAACCACCAAGTAACTCAATAActatactttatttaaaagagAACATTGCTCGTTCTCGCCTAGTTGAGATCAACTTAGTACAATTATGAGAACATTGCGCGTTCTCGTGAGAGATGTATTCGACGAGTCGGCCGGACAGTAAGTGTGGCAAGCGATGCTCGAGTCGAGAGGTAAAAGCTGAGGAGAGCGGAAAGGCTGAGAAAAGGCGGGAGCTAGGGGTAGGGAGAATGGAGAGTGAAACTCGCTCGTGCGCTTCGAGCTACATAGCTACGGATAACGCAGAACCCTACTATGCTTACGCATGGTACAACCGCCAGTTTGTAGTGTTGTAATAGGCGCTATGAGCGCTGTGCACAATCCTTACagtactgccccccccccccccccccgagtgtTTGACCTAACACGAAACAAAAGGACGGAGTTAAAAAATACACGACGACACGCCGTTCGATCACTTGAGTATCACAGATAAGTAAATATCATTAGTCATATGTGGACTAGTATAAATGTAGCATACAATATTATACATTCAACATTCAGTCTTCGATACCAATGGGTGCTGGTCAATAAATCATTCTTAACATCTAGTAACAATATCTTACGTAGGTGCTAAAAATATAATGATGCCTACAGGTTTTTACGTTGCTCGATATTATAATTGAGTACGCGGTGCTACGGGTTGCTAAAAGCTTAACAAAATCTAACGActgtaaaagagaaaaaaaacaactacattgaataaattattttagaataaaattgcaACGCGCCTGATAGGCGAATGGATATAATTCAGTTGCTAATCTAGTAACAATACATGACCGTACAACGCTGACTTGGTATCCAATGGATTTAAATGTtatctttattaaaaagaaagaaatgaaataagTGCAGTCGTTAGCTAAGTGTACCATAGTAAAATAGGTTTAAAAGGAAGACAGTGAAACGTGTGAaacgtttacaatttaaaagtaacTTGCTTCCTAGCATACGTTCGTACAGGAGGAACTACCTCGATTACGTTAGGTGAATCTCCCTGTACTGGCAAAATGCTTTCGATGTCCTCGCGCATGAAGTGAGCGGGCTTTAAATGCTCGACGGATACTTGGCGAGAAACGCCGTTGATATCAATTTCGTAGACGCGATCCGAAGTTCGGTTTATAATTTTATGCGGGCCAGTGTAGGGCCGCTCCAGGGATTTCTTGGCATGGTTGCGCATGAATACGTGCGagcaaacagttaaatctttgaaaagaaaTGGTTTCCGTTTATATTTATGGTCTACTGGGACTGGTTTAATTTTCCGCATATGGTGCCAAAACTCTTCGATGAACTCGTGAGGATCTGGAGCGAAATCGTCCGGAAGCACGAACTTGCCAAGGATTCGTAGGGTGGTGCCAAA contains these protein-coding regions:
- the LOC117182538 gene encoding uncharacterized protein LOC117182538 — translated: MDIGSSPAEFVFGTTLRILGKFVLPDDFAPDPHEFIEEFWHHMRKIKPVPVDHKYKRKPFLFKDLTVCSHVFMRNHAKKSLERPYTGPHKIINRTSDRVYEIDINGVSRQVSVEHLKPAHFMREDIESILPVQGDSPNVIEVVPPVRTYARKQVTFKL